In the Theobroma cacao cultivar B97-61/B2 chromosome 1, Criollo_cocoa_genome_V2, whole genome shotgun sequence genome, one interval contains:
- the LOC18611352 gene encoding lysosomal Pro-X carboxypeptidase, whose product MAIIIEYGLMSFYEAQLLRQPSSLILQAPEHNLTYLQASRLNAVHGSVSVAPLKLGPPPPPPPQKLASLTVSFIRIIITIVLLPSPSSSLTSQPSNVFPSNKPPRFLGKHSHSIKTNHQQYRYETRYFSQRLDHFSFSDLPNFRQRYLINTEHWVGASRLGPVFLYCGNEGDIEWFAVNTGFVWDIAPHFGAMVLFPEHRYYGESMPYGSKEEAYKNATTLSYLTTEQALADFAVLITDLKRNLSAEGCPVVLFGGSYGGMLAAWMRLKYPHIAIGALASSAPILQFEDIVPPDTFYNIVSNSFKHESNSCFDTIKQSWNALTSAGQREDGLQQLSQTFHLCRELKSVEDLSNWLESAYSYLGMVNYPYPSNFLMPLPGHPIREVCRKIDSSPDGSSILERIFNGVSVYYNYTGEVDCFQLDDDPHGMDGWNWQACTEMVMPMSSDRKTSMFPAYDYDYSAFQEECRRDFQVTPRPRWITTEFGGHDIEHVLKFFGSNIIFSNGLLDPWSGGGVLKNISQTIVALVTEEGAHHIDLRASTTEDPDWLVEQRETEIELIEGWLDNYREKMKATFKI is encoded by the exons ATGGCTATAATAATTGAGTACGGGCTTATGTCATTTTATGAAGCCC AATTGCTGAGACAGCCTTCTTCCCTGATCCTGCAAGCACCCGAACATAACCTCACCTACCTCCAAGCTTCCCGGCTAAACGCGGTACATGGTTCAGTTTCAGTTGCTCCGCTGAAACTcggcccccccccccccccccccccccaaaaacTGGCAAGTCTCACAGTTTCCTTCATCCgcatcatcatcaccatcgTCCTTTTACCATCCCCTTCTTCATCCCTTACATCACAGCCCTCCAATGTCTTTCCCTCCAATAAACCCCCGCGCTTTCTGGGCAAACACTCACACTCAATCAAAACCAACCACCAGCAATACCGTTACGAAACCCGGTACTTCTCTCAACGACTGGACCATTTCAGCTTCTCGGATCTTCCGAACTTCCGACAACGTTACCTTATCAACACCGAACACTGGGTCGGCGCATCTCGTCTCGGCCCAGTCTTTCTTTATTGCGGCAACGAAGGTGACATCGAATGGTTCGCCGTCAACACCGGTTTTGTCTGGGATATCGCCCCTCACTTCGGTGCCATGGTTCTCTTTCCCGAG CACCGGTATTATGGGGAGTCAATGCCGTACGGAAGTAAAGAAGAGGCTTATAAAAATGCCACTACTCTTTCTTATCTCACAACAGAGCAAGCGCTTGCGGATTTCGCAGTTCTGATTACTGATTTGAAGAGGAATTTGTCTGCTGAAGGATGTCCGGTTGTTTTATTTGGCGGCTCCTATGGAGGAA TGTTAGCGGCATGGATGAGGCTGAAATATCCTCACATTGCCATTGGAGCACTTGCTTCGTCAGCGCCAATTCTTCAGTTTGAAGACATTGTACCTCCAGACACATTTTATAATATTGTCTCCAACTCATTCAAG CATGAAAGCAATAGCTGCTTTGACACTATAAAACAGTCATGGAATGCACTGACATCTGCGGGTCAAAGAGAGGATGGTCTTCAGCAACTGTCTCAAACTTTTCATTTGTGTCG GGAACTGAAGAGTGTCGAAGACCTTTCAAACTGGTTAGAATCCGCTTATAGTTATTTGGGGATGGTGAATTATCCATATCCTTCTAATTTTTTGATGCCGCTACCTGGACATCCCATAAGAGAG GTATGTAGAAAGATTGACAGTTCTCCTGACGGGTCTAGTATTCTGGAGCGTATATTCAACGGAGTAAGTGTCTACTACAATTATACTGGAGAAGTTGactgttttcaacttgatGATGATCCTCATGGCATGGATGGGTGGAACTGGCAG GCATGCACTGAGATGGTTATGCCAATGTCTAGTGATAGAAAGACAAGCATGTTTCCAGCATATGATTATGATTACTCTGCTTTCCAAGAGGAGTGCAGGAGGGATTTCCAGGTGACACCAAGGCCTAGATGGATAACAACCGAATTTGGTGGACAT GATATCGAGCATGTATTGAAATTCTTTGGAAGTAACATCATATTCTCAAATGGTCTATTGGATCCTTGGAGTGGTGGCGG TGTTCTGAAGAATATATCCCAAACAATTGTTGCTCTTGTTACAGAGGAAG GTGCCCATCACATAGATTTGCGTGCCTCCACGACTGAAGACC
- the LOC18611354 gene encoding homeobox-leucine zipper protein HAT22 has product MGLDDACNTGLVLGLGFSSTLETPSKANNQTPKKSSCLKFEPTATAAASFEPSLTLGLSGESYQVVTASKKIDVNKGGYHHHEEPAAAGDLYRQASPHSAVSSFSSGRVKRERDLSSEEVEVEKNSSRVSDEDEDGVNARKKLRLTKDQSALLEESFKQHSTLNPKQKQALARQLSLRPRQVEVWFQNRRARTKLKQTEVDCEFLKKCCETLTDENRRLQKELQELKALKLAQPFYMHMPAATLTMCPSCERIGGVGDGNSKSPFSMASKPHFYNPFTNPSAAC; this is encoded by the exons ATGGGTCTTGATGATGCATGTAATACAGGCCTTGTTCTGGGGTTAGGCTTCTCATCAACCCTGGAAACTCCATCCAAGGCCAATAATCAAACGCCCAAGAAGTCATCATGCCTCAAGTTTGAACCAACAGCCACGGCAGCGGCAAGTTTCGAACCATCGCTGACGCTGGGGCTTTCCGGTGAGAGCTATCAAGTTGTTACTGCTAGCAAAAAGATTGATGTGAACAAAGGTggttatcatcatcatgaggAACCTGCCGCCGCCGGTGACTTGTATCGTCAAGCTTCTCCTCATAGTGCTGTTTCTTCGTTTTCTAGTGGCAGGGTCAAGAGGGAGAGAGACCTTAGCAGCGAAGAAGTAGAGGTAGAGAAGAATTCCTCTAGAGTTAGCGATGAGGATGAAGACGGTGTTAATGCAAGAAAGAAACTCAGGCTCACCAAAGACCAATCTGCTCTTCTCGAGGAAAGCTTCAAACAGCATAGCACTCTCAATCCT AAGCAAAAGCAAGCTTTAGCAAGGCAATTAAGCCTGAGGCCTAGACAAGTTGAAGTATGGTTCCAGAACAGGAGAGCCAG GACAAAGCTTAAGCAAACTGAGGTGGACTGTGAGTTTCTCAAGAAGTGCTGTGAGACACTAACAGATGAAAACAGGAGACTGCAAAAGGAGCTACAAGAACTCAAGGCACTGAAACTGGCTCAACCCTTTTACATGCACATGCCAGCTGCTACTCTCACCATGTGCCCATCTTGTGAAAGAATTGGCGGCGTTGGCGATGGCAATTCCAAGAGCCCGTTTTCAATGGCTTCAAAGCCTCATTTCTATAATCCCTTCACCAATCCTTCTGCGGCATGTTGA